A genomic stretch from Arachis stenosperma cultivar V10309 chromosome 3, arast.V10309.gnm1.PFL2, whole genome shotgun sequence includes:
- the LOC130965525 gene encoding uncharacterized protein LOC130965525, translating to MLRDSQMIKTIKALQSGEISSGRGLNQELTLKRAGDTRWDSHYRTMLRLISLFSSVVNVLEYVEEDGNNSEQRAEACHLLNGIQSFEYIFNLYLMKNILGVTNELSQSLQRNDQDIVNAMALVKVSKKRLQNIKDDGWSLLLDEVSLFCDKHNIIVSKMNDIFVSQGRSRRKAQKISNLHHFQVEIFYQVVDRQLQELNNHFTEVNTELLLCIACLNPKYSFFAFDKEKLI from the coding sequence ATGCTTCGTGATAGTCAGATGATTAAGACAATTAAAGCATTACAAAGTGGAGAAATTTCTAGTGGACGTGGTTTGAATCAAGAATTGACTTTAAAAAGAGCTGGAGACACTAGATGGGATTCACACTATAGAACTATGCTTagattaatttctttgttttcttccgTGGTCAATGTTCTTGAATATGTTGAGGAAGATGGAAATAATTCAGAACAAAGAGCTGAAGCATGTCACTTATTGAATGGCATTCAATCTTTTGAATACATTTTTAACTTGTACTTGATGAAAAATATCTTGGGAGTTACTAATGAGTTATCTCAATCGTTACAAAGGAATGATCAAGACATTGTAAATGCTATGGCATTGGTTAAAGTGTCTAAGAAACGGTtgcaaaatataaaagatgaTGGTTGGTCTCTTTTGCTTGATGAAGTCTCATTGTTTTGTGACAAACATAATATTATTGTTTCAAAAATGAATGATATATTTGTGTCACAAGGAAGATCAAGACGCAAAGCTCAAAAGATCTCAAATTTGCATCATTTTCAAGTTGAGATATTCTATCAAGTAGTTGATAGACAACTTCAAGAACTCAACAATCATTTTACAGAGGTGAATACTGAATTACTTCTTTGTATAGCTTGCTTGAATCCAAAATACTCATTTTTTGCATTTGATAAGGAGAAATTGATCTAA